A single genomic interval of Arthrobacter sp. NicSoilB8 harbors:
- a CDS encoding cyclopropane-fatty-acyl-phospholipid synthase family protein: MTESTTAASRLADALAIVLGTDGIPLRLRAWDGTEAGPEDAPVVVFRSRRALRRMLWSPGQLGLSRAYVAGDIEAPGDIFAAFAALSSAGKFAEPGPFRPPRPGEVFALLKTAVRLGTLGPNPAPPPEEARVGRYGRRHSKGRDAAAISHHYDVGNDFYALVLGPSMVYSCAVWETEDTGLEAAQAAKLDLVCSKLGLQPGMRVLDVGCGWGSFALHAAQHYGVDVVGVTLSVEQAALARKRAADAGLTDRVDIRVQDYRDVDDGPFDAISSIGMSEHVGREQIQRYAARLQGLLRPGGRLLNHAISWNAGAAAPDPDSFIPRYVFPDGEMLSLSDMVAALESADLEVLDVEALRRHYALTLRAWVRNLEERWDEAVRYAGAGRARIWRLYMAASALGFEAGITGVNQILVQRPGGAEPPLRRSAWI; the protein is encoded by the coding sequence ATGACAGAATCCACGACTGCGGCATCACGGCTGGCCGACGCATTAGCGATCGTCCTTGGCACCGACGGGATTCCCTTGCGGCTGCGGGCCTGGGACGGCACGGAAGCCGGACCGGAGGACGCCCCGGTTGTTGTCTTCCGGTCCCGGCGGGCACTTCGCAGGATGTTGTGGTCACCCGGGCAACTCGGACTCAGCCGGGCCTACGTTGCCGGTGATATCGAGGCACCCGGCGACATTTTCGCCGCCTTCGCCGCCCTCAGTTCGGCCGGGAAATTCGCCGAGCCCGGCCCGTTCCGGCCGCCGCGCCCCGGAGAAGTGTTTGCGCTGCTCAAGACTGCCGTCCGGCTCGGCACACTGGGACCGAACCCGGCGCCGCCGCCGGAGGAAGCACGCGTGGGCCGGTACGGCCGGCGGCATTCCAAGGGGCGGGACGCCGCTGCCATCTCCCACCACTACGACGTCGGGAACGACTTCTACGCGCTCGTCCTCGGGCCGTCCATGGTCTACTCGTGCGCGGTCTGGGAGACGGAGGACACCGGCCTGGAAGCAGCTCAGGCGGCCAAGCTCGATCTGGTTTGCAGCAAGCTCGGACTCCAGCCGGGGATGCGCGTACTGGACGTGGGGTGCGGCTGGGGCAGCTTCGCGCTGCACGCCGCGCAGCACTACGGCGTCGACGTCGTCGGGGTGACGCTCTCGGTCGAACAGGCAGCCCTGGCGCGCAAACGGGCGGCGGACGCCGGACTGACGGACCGGGTGGACATCCGGGTGCAGGACTACCGCGACGTGGACGACGGTCCGTTCGATGCGATCAGCTCCATCGGCATGTCCGAACACGTGGGACGCGAGCAGATCCAGCGCTATGCTGCCCGGCTGCAGGGCCTGCTCCGCCCGGGCGGCCGGCTCCTCAACCACGCGATCTCCTGGAACGCCGGAGCGGCCGCACCGGACCCGGACTCCTTCATTCCCCGGTATGTCTTCCCGGACGGCGAGATGCTCAGCCTCTCCGACATGGTGGCCGCACTTGAATCGGCGGACCTGGAAGTCCTGGACGTTGAGGCGTTGCGGCGCCACTACGCCCTGACACTCCGGGCCTGGGTGCGGAACCTGGAGGAGCGTTGGGACGAGGCCGTGCGCTACGCCGGCGCGGGACGCGCCCGGATCTGGCGGCTCTATATGGCAGCAAGCGCCCTCGGCTTTGAAGCGGGCATCACGGGCGTGAACCAGATCCTGGTCCAGCGCCCGGGCGGCGCGGAACCACCCTTGCGGCGCTCGGCGTGGATCTGA
- a CDS encoding pirin family protein: MSNTEVAPQEILCEADETRSGVELLVPRQVPLGGPRAMDVRRTLPQRQRSLIGAWCFLDHYGPDRVGDSGGMKVPRHPHTGLQTVSWLFTGEIEHRDSAGFHAAVRPGEVNLMTAGRGISHSEFSTPDTTVLHGAQLWVALPDTARHMAPTFEHYRPEPVSGRGWTLRVFLGALRGSVSPVTTHTPLLGAELLLDPGAELTLETDASFEHGLLVDSGSLVLEGHPVPKDNLAYLPVGHGSLTLSAGSDGARVLLIGGEPLGEKIVMWWNFVGRSHEEIVAYRAQWQSEIGAEVVAAPAAGTGGSSDLRFGPFPPGQPAALPAPALPNARIKPRG; encoded by the coding sequence ATGAGCAATACCGAAGTTGCACCGCAGGAAATCCTCTGTGAAGCCGACGAGACCCGTTCAGGCGTCGAGCTGTTGGTTCCGCGGCAGGTCCCGCTGGGCGGCCCGCGTGCAATGGACGTGCGGCGCACGCTTCCGCAGCGCCAGCGCAGCCTCATCGGCGCCTGGTGCTTCCTGGACCACTACGGTCCGGACCGGGTGGGCGATTCGGGCGGGATGAAGGTCCCGCGCCACCCGCACACCGGGCTGCAAACCGTCAGCTGGCTGTTCACCGGGGAGATCGAACACCGGGACTCGGCCGGTTTCCACGCAGCGGTGCGGCCGGGAGAAGTGAATCTCATGACCGCCGGCCGCGGCATCAGCCACTCGGAATTTTCCACCCCGGACACAACGGTCCTGCACGGTGCACAGCTGTGGGTTGCGCTGCCAGACACTGCGCGCCACATGGCCCCCACCTTTGAGCACTATCGTCCGGAGCCTGTCAGCGGCAGAGGCTGGACCCTGCGTGTCTTCTTGGGTGCGCTCCGCGGGTCCGTCTCGCCCGTCACCACCCACACGCCCCTGCTGGGAGCGGAGCTGCTGCTCGACCCGGGGGCGGAACTGACGCTCGAAACAGATGCGTCCTTTGAGCACGGCCTGCTGGTGGACTCCGGCAGCCTGGTCCTGGAAGGACACCCGGTCCCGAAGGACAACCTCGCGTACTTACCCGTCGGTCACGGGTCCCTCACCCTGTCCGCGGGCAGCGACGGAGCCCGCGTCCTCCTGATCGGCGGGGAGCCGCTGGGCGAAAAGATTGTGATGTGGTGGAACTTCGTCGGACGAAGCCACGAGGAGATCGTCGCGTACCGGGCCCAGTGGCAGTCCGAGATCGGTGCTGAGGTGGTTGCAGCGCCTGCGGCGGGTACCGGGGGATCCTCGGACCTGCGGTTCGGCCCGTTTCCGCCGGGTCAGCCTGCGGCGCTTCCGGCCCCGGCTCTGCCGAATGCCCGTATCAAGCCACGCGGCTAA
- a CDS encoding GNAT family N-acetyltransferase produces MTTITIRNNPDRSRFEVLDADAVIGQAAYVDDVGSDQRIFYHTVISEEYGGRGLAGVLAAQALDETVAAGLLIVPVCPYIKKYVGKHPGYAANVLAPTPVHLEFLSASLAHRVRQ; encoded by the coding sequence TTGACCACGATCACCATCAGGAACAACCCGGACCGCAGCCGGTTCGAGGTGCTCGACGCCGACGCCGTGATCGGCCAGGCCGCGTACGTGGATGATGTCGGGTCGGATCAGCGGATTTTCTACCACACCGTGATCAGCGAGGAATATGGCGGCCGGGGGCTGGCGGGTGTGCTGGCGGCACAGGCGCTGGATGAGACAGTTGCCGCGGGCCTCCTGATCGTTCCCGTGTGCCCGTACATCAAGAAGTACGTAGGAAAGCACCCCGGCTATGCTGCGAACGTGCTGGCGCCCACTCCTGTCCATCTGGAGTTCCTGAGCGCCTCGCTGGCCCACCGCGTCCGGCAGTAA
- a CDS encoding TMEM175 family protein translates to MNKNRLEAFSDGVLAIVITIMVLELRVPAEPTWPALFHELPTILSYVLSFVYVGIYWNNHHHMLHLAGRINGGVLWANLHLLFWLSLIPFTTRWMNDAGLAEVPVLVYGLNLLLAALAYYILKSALIRQQGRGGALDVAMGQDWKGKGSPALYIAGMGLSLVNPLLGIAAYSVVAAIWLIPDRRVERFIART, encoded by the coding sequence ATGAATAAGAACCGGCTGGAAGCCTTCAGCGACGGTGTACTAGCCATCGTGATCACCATCATGGTGTTGGAGCTTCGCGTCCCGGCTGAACCCACGTGGCCGGCGTTGTTTCATGAGCTCCCAACGATTCTCAGCTACGTGCTGAGCTTCGTTTATGTCGGGATCTACTGGAACAACCACCACCACATGCTGCATCTGGCCGGGAGGATCAACGGCGGCGTCCTCTGGGCAAACCTGCATCTGCTGTTCTGGCTGTCCCTCATCCCGTTCACCACACGGTGGATGAATGACGCGGGTCTGGCGGAAGTCCCCGTGCTGGTCTACGGACTAAACCTGCTGCTTGCCGCCCTCGCCTACTACATCCTGAAGTCGGCGCTGATCCGCCAGCAGGGCCGGGGCGGTGCCCTGGATGTGGCCATGGGACAGGACTGGAAGGGCAAGGGATCCCCGGCGTTGTACATCGCGGGGATGGGGCTGAGCCTGGTGAACCCGCTCCTGGGAATCGCCGCCTATTCCGTGGTCGCCGCGATCTGGCTCATCCCCGACCGGCGCGTGGAGCGGTTCATCGCACGCACCTGA
- a CDS encoding carboxymuconolactone decarboxylase family protein, with product MAEAEAPVLEALADITAVSLERSMLDPRELMLARIAALAAVDAPAASYLFNAGTAVDVGITLEDVQGVLIAVAPIVGTPRIVAAAGNVASALGFAVEMAEAELEAEAEG from the coding sequence ATGGCCGAAGCAGAAGCCCCCGTACTGGAAGCCCTCGCAGACATCACTGCTGTATCGCTTGAGCGCTCCATGCTCGATCCTCGCGAGTTGATGCTGGCCCGGATTGCGGCACTCGCCGCGGTCGATGCTCCGGCCGCCTCCTACCTGTTCAACGCCGGTACCGCGGTGGACGTCGGCATCACCCTGGAGGACGTTCAGGGCGTCCTCATCGCTGTCGCTCCCATCGTCGGCACTCCCCGCATCGTGGCGGCGGCCGGCAACGTTGCCAGCGCCCTCGGCTTCGCCGTGGAAATGGCCGAGGCCGAACTCGAAGCCGAGGCCGAGGGGTAG
- a CDS encoding DUF2252 domain-containing protein, protein MAETKVKHPSVKEREAKGKECRKDTPVSSHTGWVPAPDRPDPVALLEEQNLTREQDLVPVRHGRMMVSPFTFYRGAAKIMAADLKDTPRAGLIAQLCGDAHLSNFGVFASPERNLLFDLNDFDETLPGPFEYDVKRMSASFTIAARNNAFTQDETRDMTLTAVRAYREAMAQFAQMRTLDIWYAKLSEEQLMKAMELAVSAQKGKAQKKTAEGMEKTARANVAKAHTRDSLQALAKLGERVDGRYRIVSQPPIVIPARELGASFGMSADELEHVIRVQLRSYRASLPDDRRHLLERFEIIDVARKVVGVGSVGTRAFIALLQGRDPEDPLFLQVKEATRSVLEDHLPKSRFKQPGERVVQGQRMMQAASDIFLGWTKGAQDNRYLYWRQLRDMKGSAVVEAMKPLGMRFYAGACGWTLARAHARSGDPIAISAYLGKSDKFDVSITDFSERYADQNEKDYQAFAEAVRSGRLEAVEGL, encoded by the coding sequence ATGGCCGAGACCAAAGTCAAGCACCCGAGCGTCAAGGAACGTGAGGCGAAGGGCAAGGAGTGCCGGAAGGACACGCCCGTCTCCAGCCACACCGGCTGGGTTCCCGCGCCGGACCGCCCGGATCCCGTCGCGCTCCTCGAGGAGCAGAACCTCACCCGGGAACAGGACCTCGTGCCGGTGCGGCACGGCCGGATGATGGTCTCACCATTCACGTTTTACCGGGGTGCGGCCAAGATCATGGCCGCCGACCTGAAGGACACGCCGCGGGCCGGCCTGATTGCCCAGCTGTGCGGGGACGCCCATCTGTCCAACTTCGGTGTCTTCGCCTCGCCGGAGCGGAACCTGCTGTTCGACCTGAACGACTTCGACGAGACGCTTCCCGGACCGTTTGAGTATGACGTCAAGCGCATGTCCGCGAGTTTCACGATCGCGGCGCGGAACAACGCATTCACCCAGGACGAAACCCGCGACATGACCCTCACCGCGGTCCGGGCCTACCGCGAGGCGATGGCCCAGTTCGCGCAAATGCGCACCCTGGACATCTGGTACGCGAAGCTGTCCGAGGAACAGTTGATGAAAGCTATGGAACTGGCCGTGAGCGCGCAGAAGGGCAAAGCGCAGAAGAAGACCGCCGAGGGCATGGAAAAGACGGCGCGCGCAAACGTTGCGAAAGCCCATACCCGGGACAGCCTGCAGGCGCTCGCTAAGCTGGGCGAGCGTGTGGACGGGAGGTACCGAATCGTCAGCCAGCCGCCGATCGTGATCCCGGCCCGGGAACTGGGTGCATCGTTCGGGATGTCTGCCGATGAGCTTGAGCACGTTATCCGTGTGCAGCTGCGGTCCTACCGGGCGTCCTTGCCGGATGACCGGCGTCATCTGCTTGAGCGTTTCGAAATCATCGACGTCGCCCGCAAGGTGGTGGGCGTCGGCAGCGTCGGCACTCGGGCGTTCATCGCCCTGCTTCAAGGGCGTGATCCAGAGGATCCGTTGTTCCTGCAGGTCAAGGAGGCCACGAGATCAGTGCTCGAGGACCACTTGCCCAAGAGCCGGTTCAAACAGCCGGGCGAGCGCGTGGTACAGGGGCAGCGGATGATGCAGGCCGCGAGCGACATCTTCCTCGGCTGGACCAAGGGCGCGCAGGACAACCGGTACTTGTACTGGCGCCAACTGCGTGACATGAAGGGATCCGCCGTTGTGGAAGCGATGAAACCGCTCGGAATGCGGTTCTATGCCGGGGCCTGCGGATGGACACTGGCGCGCGCGCACGCCCGCTCAGGTGACCCGATCGCGATCTCCGCGTATCTGGGCAAAAGCGACAAATTCGACGTGTCGATCACCGACTTCTCCGAGCGTTACGCCGACCAGAACGAAAAGGACTACCAGGCCTTCGCCGAGGCCGTTCGTTCCGGCCGCCTGGAAGCAGTCGAGGGCCTGTAG
- a CDS encoding FAD-dependent oxidoreductase, which yields METDLDVDVAVIGGGIAGLTAALALKCAGHKVAVLEAARIGTGVTGHTTGKITSLHRLVYTELADRHGPKVAGSYGQANQAAVEHIARVVAEEGIDCDFRRVSNYTYAESDDALARIRDEAALAGRLGLPSTFTSDVPLPFAVRGALRFDHQAQFHAVKYLQGLARAVDGSGCHVFEDTRVTAVRDGAPAVVETGGGTVRAREVIVAANFPIGDPGLFAERCYLHRSYIVASQAPSARLDGTFISVDEPMRSILAIDVDGSRYVLTGGEGHRATETGDAALRYRRLEAFARERLGAGVTSFRWSTQDVMPLDGLPYVGTLSPTAAHVHVITGLRKWGLTNGTAGALILADTLSGRHNPWAAVFDTSRISPAGRAGREGQRLEPAEAAQPETVPAETSEQPEQPAQTEQTALAGLRPGEGTVVEIGGHKTAVYADDAGDLHAVSAICTHLGCTVEFNADDVTWDCPCHGSRFAADGAVIQGPAAEDLGPRPLPSRPAGPLPG from the coding sequence TTGGAGACGGATCTGGACGTCGACGTCGCCGTAATTGGGGGAGGAATCGCCGGCCTGACCGCGGCGCTGGCCCTCAAATGTGCCGGGCACAAGGTCGCCGTACTCGAGGCCGCGCGCATCGGCACCGGCGTCACAGGGCACACCACCGGAAAAATCACCTCCCTGCACCGGCTCGTCTACACCGAACTCGCGGACCGGCACGGGCCGAAGGTCGCGGGCAGCTACGGGCAGGCCAACCAGGCCGCCGTCGAGCACATTGCGCGCGTCGTCGCGGAGGAAGGCATTGACTGTGACTTCCGCAGGGTGTCCAACTACACGTACGCGGAATCCGACGATGCCCTCGCCCGGATCCGCGACGAGGCCGCCCTGGCCGGACGGCTCGGCCTGCCTTCAACCTTCACCTCCGACGTGCCGCTGCCGTTCGCCGTCCGCGGCGCGCTCCGCTTCGACCACCAGGCGCAGTTTCACGCCGTGAAATACCTCCAGGGCCTCGCCCGCGCCGTGGACGGGAGCGGATGCCACGTGTTCGAGGACACGCGTGTCACCGCTGTCCGCGATGGTGCCCCCGCCGTCGTCGAGACCGGGGGCGGGACCGTTCGGGCGCGCGAGGTGATCGTGGCCGCCAATTTCCCCATCGGCGACCCCGGACTGTTTGCCGAGCGGTGCTACCTGCACCGTTCCTACATCGTCGCCAGCCAGGCCCCATCGGCGCGCCTGGACGGGACCTTCATCAGCGTCGACGAACCGATGCGCTCCATCCTGGCGATCGACGTCGACGGTTCCAGGTATGTCCTCACCGGCGGTGAGGGCCACCGGGCCACCGAGACCGGCGACGCCGCCCTCCGGTACCGCCGGCTCGAGGCATTCGCCCGCGAACGCCTCGGCGCCGGGGTGACCAGCTTCCGCTGGTCCACGCAGGACGTGATGCCCCTCGACGGTCTGCCCTACGTGGGAACGTTGTCCCCTACTGCGGCCCACGTCCATGTGATCACCGGCCTGCGGAAATGGGGGTTGACGAACGGCACCGCCGGGGCGCTGATTCTGGCCGACACCTTGTCCGGGCGGCACAACCCCTGGGCCGCCGTTTTCGACACCAGCCGGATTTCTCCGGCAGGCCGGGCCGGCCGGGAGGGACAGCGGTTGGAACCAGCAGAAGCAGCACAACCCGAAACGGTACCAGCAGAAACAAGCGAACAACCGGAACAACCAGCACAGACAGAACAAACAGCCCTTGCTGGCCTGCGTCCGGGCGAAGGCACTGTCGTGGAGATCGGCGGCCACAAGACCGCCGTGTATGCCGACGACGCCGGCGACCTCCACGCCGTTTCGGCCATCTGTACGCATCTGGGCTGCACGGTCGAGTTCAATGCGGACGACGTGACGTGGGACTGCCCCTGCCATGGCTCCCGGTTTGCCGCGGACGGCGCTGTCATCCAGGGCCCGGCGGCAGAGGACCTGGGGCCGAGGCCTTTACCCTCCCGTCCGGCTGGGCCCCTGCCCGGCTGA
- a CDS encoding CDP-alcohol phosphatidyltransferase family protein yields the protein MRATVEGARRAVADAGVAVTAYLLAWGWLGAAVLADPGLWALAFGAGAAVIMRAAGSVLRRNPRFSTPADRVTLGRAVVVACCAALTAGASFAGARVSAMVVLLGTAAFLLDAVDGWVARLTGWATAEGSRLDSDTDAALVLVLSCAAAGVFGPWPLGIGLMYYAFLAAAWFRPSLKKPLPSSPLRKLIGAIQPAALLFALLPGVPAGPGAVVLGLALGLLVYSFGRDVVELERLRGPVQTAEAGEESAAFRSSAGQGPSRTGG from the coding sequence ATGAGGGCAACAGTCGAAGGCGCACGCCGTGCCGTGGCCGATGCCGGAGTTGCCGTCACCGCCTATCTGCTGGCTTGGGGCTGGCTCGGCGCAGCAGTCCTAGCCGATCCCGGGCTCTGGGCTCTGGCCTTTGGGGCCGGCGCCGCCGTGATCATGCGCGCGGCAGGCTCCGTTCTACGGCGCAATCCCCGGTTTTCGACGCCCGCGGACCGAGTCACTCTGGGCAGGGCCGTCGTCGTGGCCTGCTGCGCTGCCCTGACCGCAGGCGCCTCGTTCGCCGGAGCCCGGGTAAGCGCCATGGTAGTTCTCTTGGGTACCGCGGCGTTCCTGCTCGATGCCGTGGACGGATGGGTGGCCAGGCTGACGGGATGGGCAACAGCCGAGGGGTCGCGGCTGGATTCGGATACGGATGCCGCGCTGGTCCTGGTGCTGTCCTGCGCGGCGGCGGGGGTCTTCGGCCCTTGGCCCCTGGGCATCGGCCTCATGTACTACGCGTTCCTCGCGGCAGCATGGTTCCGGCCGTCGCTGAAGAAACCGCTGCCGTCCAGCCCTCTGCGCAAGCTGATTGGAGCCATCCAGCCTGCGGCCCTGCTGTTCGCCCTGTTGCCCGGCGTCCCTGCCGGGCCAGGTGCCGTGGTGCTCGGCCTGGCGCTGGGGCTGCTGGTCTATTCGTTCGGCAGGGACGTCGTCGAGTTGGAACGGCTCCGTGGCCCGGTCCAAACGGCGGAGGCCGGCGAGGAATCGGCGGCGTTCCGGAGCTCAGCCGGGCAGGGGCCCAGCCGGACGGGAGGGTAA
- a CDS encoding cupredoxin domain-containing protein produces the protein MPASASASSPGSGSGSGASPAAGTAAGTITIKDFGYGDPLTVAPGATVSITNMDTAAHTVTADEGSAFDTEVKGGGGTATFTAPTKPGSYPFHCTFHPGMHGVLIVK, from the coding sequence ATGCCGGCGTCGGCGTCCGCGTCCAGTCCCGGTTCCGGTTCCGGTTCCGGGGCCAGTCCGGCGGCGGGCACGGCCGCCGGGACCATCACGATCAAGGACTTCGGCTACGGCGACCCGCTGACCGTGGCGCCCGGCGCGACGGTCAGCATCACCAACATGGATACGGCTGCGCATACCGTCACCGCCGACGAGGGCTCGGCGTTCGACACGGAGGTCAAGGGCGGCGGAGGCACCGCCACGTTCACCGCCCCCACAAAGCCCGGTTCCTACCCCTTCCACTGCACCTTTCACCCGGGGATGCACGGGGTGTTGATCGTCAAATGA
- a CDS encoding cation diffusion facilitator family transporter encodes MNREKSGPVSLTVLIAFAANVLVAAAKTVAALISGSASMTAEAAHSWADTGNQIFLLVAERKAARKRDKTHPMGYGREAYVWSMFAAFGLFTAGAVVSVMHGIQQLITPEPAGDYAIAYVVLAVAFVLEGVSFTQAFRQSRKAARALDRNTLEQVLKSSDPTLRAVFAEDAAALIGLVIAFAGMSLHQLTGSSVPDAVGSILVGILLAAVAFVLIERNRRFLVGQAVTSDIEESMARRLLGHPEIERITYLHLEFVGPRKLYVVAAVDMLGDHPEHDVAVALRRVEHELEDHETVEEAVLTLATADEPSLVFPGV; translated from the coding sequence GTGAATCGTGAAAAGTCCGGGCCCGTATCGCTCACGGTGCTCATCGCCTTCGCAGCCAACGTACTCGTCGCTGCCGCCAAAACCGTTGCCGCTCTCATCTCCGGCTCGGCTTCCATGACTGCCGAGGCCGCGCATTCCTGGGCCGACACCGGCAACCAGATATTCCTGCTTGTTGCCGAACGCAAGGCGGCCAGGAAACGGGACAAGACGCATCCCATGGGCTACGGACGTGAGGCCTACGTGTGGTCCATGTTCGCCGCCTTCGGCCTGTTCACGGCCGGTGCAGTGGTGTCGGTGATGCACGGCATCCAACAGCTCATCACGCCTGAGCCGGCGGGTGACTACGCAATCGCCTACGTCGTCCTGGCGGTTGCCTTCGTCCTCGAAGGCGTATCGTTCACGCAGGCCTTCCGGCAGAGCCGCAAAGCTGCTCGTGCGCTGGACAGGAACACGCTGGAGCAGGTCCTCAAGAGCTCCGACCCCACACTGCGTGCGGTCTTTGCCGAAGATGCGGCCGCGCTGATCGGCCTGGTCATCGCGTTTGCCGGTATGTCCCTTCATCAGCTCACGGGGTCCTCCGTGCCGGACGCCGTGGGTTCCATTCTTGTGGGCATCCTGCTCGCGGCTGTCGCCTTCGTGCTGATCGAACGGAACCGGCGCTTCCTGGTCGGGCAGGCAGTGACGAGCGATATCGAAGAAAGCATGGCGAGGCGCCTCCTCGGGCACCCGGAGATCGAGCGCATCACTTACCTGCATCTGGAGTTCGTAGGCCCGCGCAAGCTCTACGTCGTGGCGGCAGTGGACATGCTGGGGGACCACCCCGAACATGATGTCGCCGTGGCCCTGCGCCGCGTCGAGCACGAACTCGAAGACCACGAAACAGTCGAAGAGGCCGTCCTGACACTCGCCACCGCAGACGAACCATCGCTGGTCTTCCCGGGTGTGTGA